The following proteins come from a genomic window of Aequorivita marisscotiae:
- the mnmE gene encoding tRNA uridine-5-carboxymethylaminomethyl(34) synthesis GTPase MnmE translates to MTHTDTIVAMATPAGVGAIAVIRLSGPEALPIAASLFKSVSGKDISKQNTHTVHLGNIIDGERVIDQVLATIFKNPNSYTGEDVVEISCHGSNYIQQEIIQLCLRKGCRMAQAGEFTLRAFLHGKMDLSQAEAVADLIASDSAASHQLAIQQMRGGFSSEIKKLREELLNFASLIELELDFAEEDVEFANREEFQKLITRISLVLKRLLDSFATGNVLKNGIPVAIVGEPNVGKSTLLNVLLNEERAIVSDIAGTTRDTIEDEITIDGIGFRFIDTAGIRDTADVIEGLGIKKTFEKIEAAQVVIYLFDASPSSQGIAYKDVQSEIEKIRNRYPLKNLIIVANKVDKLSEEEIEKLQAAIGSLHLLSAKKAMGVKELQDKLLEFVNTGALRNNETIVTNSRHYDAMLKALEEINKVQEGINSGLSGDLLAIDIRQALYYFGEITGEISNDELLGNIFANFCIGK, encoded by the coding sequence ATGACACACACAGATACCATAGTTGCAATGGCAACACCTGCGGGCGTAGGAGCAATAGCGGTAATACGGCTTTCGGGCCCCGAGGCATTACCTATTGCCGCCTCACTATTTAAATCGGTTTCAGGCAAGGATATTTCAAAACAAAACACCCATACCGTTCACCTTGGAAATATAATAGACGGGGAACGTGTTATAGACCAGGTGCTGGCCACCATTTTTAAAAACCCGAATAGTTATACGGGCGAGGATGTGGTTGAAATATCTTGTCACGGCAGTAATTACATCCAACAGGAAATCATTCAATTATGCCTGCGCAAAGGTTGCCGAATGGCACAGGCGGGGGAATTTACGCTTCGCGCATTTCTGCACGGCAAAATGGATTTGAGTCAGGCGGAAGCTGTGGCAGATTTAATAGCCAGCGATAGTGCTGCCAGCCACCAATTGGCGATACAACAGATGCGTGGGGGCTTTTCTTCAGAAATAAAAAAACTACGCGAGGAGCTATTGAACTTTGCTTCGCTTATAGAGTTGGAGCTGGATTTTGCGGAAGAAGATGTTGAATTCGCAAATCGGGAGGAGTTTCAGAAACTTATTACGAGGATAAGTTTGGTATTAAAGCGATTGTTGGATTCGTTTGCAACAGGCAATGTATTAAAGAATGGTATTCCCGTAGCTATTGTCGGCGAGCCCAACGTTGGAAAATCTACTTTACTAAACGTATTGTTAAACGAAGAGCGTGCCATAGTAAGTGACATTGCAGGTACGACCCGCGATACGATAGAAGACGAAATTACCATAGACGGCATAGGTTTTCGATTTATAGATACGGCAGGAATTCGCGATACGGCCGATGTTATTGAAGGTTTGGGCATTAAGAAAACCTTTGAAAAGATTGAGGCCGCACAAGTAGTTATTTATCTTTTTGATGCGTCGCCCTCCTCTCAAGGGATAGCTTATAAAGATGTTCAATCTGAAATAGAAAAAATCCGAAACAGATACCCGTTAAAAAACTTAATTATTGTAGCCAATAAGGTTGATAAGCTTTCAGAAGAAGAAATTGAAAAGCTACAGGCAGCGATTGGTAGTCTTCATTTATTATCGGCCAAAAAAGCTATGGGCGTGAAAGAGCTACAGGATAAATTGCTTGAATTTGTAAATACTGGCGCGCTTCGCAATAACGAAACTATAGTTACCAACAGTAGGCATTACGATGCCATGTTAAAAGCATTGGAGGAAATAAACAAGGTACAGGAAGGAATTAACAGCGGTTTAAGCGGCGATTTGTTGGCTATTGACATTAGGCAAGCCTTATATTATTTTGGTGAAATTACCGGTGAAATCAGCAATGACGAGCTACTGGGAAATATATTTGCCAATTTCTGCATCGGAAAGTAA